GTAGTCGTCATTAAAGTGCTTTTCCTTTATAGCAGTGCTTAAAAAAGATATTAATACATAATGCAGTATGATCATGTTAGTCCATTAAATAAAGTGCATAGAGTTCTGAGACATCAGACAGTCCATAGTCCATAAAatagtacatatatataataatatgtataattatatattataattattacatAATAGATAATAGATCATATATAGTGCATTGTTGAGGAGTTTTAATAAAGTGCATAGAGATCTGAGACATCAGACAGTCCATAGTCCAtaaaatagtatatatatataataatatgtataattgtatattataattattacatAATAGATAATAGATCATATATAGTGCATTGTTGAGGAGTTTTAATAAAATGCATAGAGATCTGAGACATCAGACAGTCCATAGTCCATAAaatagtatataaatatatataataatatgcataattatatattataattattatataatatatataatagatcATGTATACAGAGGTATTCAGACATATATGTAGGCCTTGGAAAATGTACCAAATAAAACCAATAGTTTTTCAATAAActaacattttatatttctcacattaaaaatgtaaaattaattgtgtatttttgttgttttgacgctgttttgatgtattttgatgttgttttgatgttgttttgACGTTGTTTTGACGttgttttgatgtattttgatgttgttttgatgtattttgatgttgttttgACGTTGTTTTGACGTTGTTTTGACGTTGTTTTGACGTTGTTTTGACGTTGTTTTGACGTTGTTTTGACGTTCATTTTATTCAGTTCGAGTCCAAAAACTGAATGAACACAAtacacagtaaaataaatagGATACAGATTCTGCTTCATTATTGAAactaatacatttgtttttcaacatctataaaatataaatgtttaggatttagtttttattttccttcttttataaaaaaggGGCACGGTTTATTCTTGGTGACGGAAGTCCGGATtaacccacttcctgtttcagaCTCGAACAACCACCACCAAAATGGCGAAGATCGCCAAGACGCACGAAGGTAAATTATTTGCAAAACAACACTAAATACTTTCAATTTCCGGGGACTTTTCGTGCTCGAACGTGTCACGGGATGATTTGGTAAATGTTGCAGTGTTTTGAGCATATTCCTGTGGATGAATTAGTAGTTTTATAAGGCGATAATCATCGGCCCGAGGGACGACGCAACGCGGACGTCTCAGATAATGGCGCCGCTCGGTAGCTTAGCTACGGGCTAACTAGCTAATGCTAactagctaatgctagctaacgccagctaacgttagttaacgttagctaaccctAGCTAACGCCAGTTAACGTTAGTTAACGTTAGGTAACCCTAGCTAACgccagttaacgttagctaaccctAGCTAACGCCAGTTAACgttagttaacgttagctaaccctAGCTAACgccagttaacgttagctaacccaAGCTAACGCCAGCTAACGGTAGCTTAcgctagctaatgctagctaacgctagctaacgccagctaacgttagctaacgctagctaccgTCAACGTGCAAGAGTTACCCCTTTACGGATATTTAAATGCAAtcttctccaccagactcctcGACGTGATCAGATTAATATCCGATCATATCTTCTAATATGACTAGTACATTACCTAATCATTGTCTATTACTATTGTTGTCGTTCAAATGCgcattagcattagcttcaTGAAACCACAACACTCGACCACACGTTACTCAAGATGTTACGTGATTAGAAATGGGTTATAAGAGATATAAGAGATTTGTGTCACGTTAACGGGTTATTGCCTCTGTGGCTTGTTATCAGCGCTGGAcaagtattcagatcatttcACTTCTTTACATTAACGTTGTTAATACACACtgtgaagtaaaagtacttcaTTATAGGTAACGAAAGAAGTGGTGGGAGACGTTTGGATCCTTACTTTAGTAAAGTAACGTTGGTTTACTAAGTACACTCAATAAAGGTTAAAAGATTAAGAAGAAAGAATCAGTGTTGCTgtcagggacgttgtagagcgccctctggtggacaaaccatGCAACGCAACGCTCACAACATTGACAGCCCGTTTTTATTTAAGTATTAATTGCATGAATGAGTATTgaaataaacagtttttattgtttcattttgttttaattgtcctttataaatgccaatactgatagatcgggaaatgcatAACATCGCCCCGTCattatatcggtcgggctctattgTACGTAACTAAACTCTCAGATAAATGCGGTTAATGAAGTAGAAAAGTACAATGTTTCCCTCGGAGATGTTGTGGCATGGATGTCGAAAATTTTAAAAGTAGTTCATATgtgtacttgagtacagttaTTGTAATAAagatagaatgcctttattgtcattatacaccaGTACACGGTATTTATGTAACGAGATTAAAGattattaaaaattaataagttGTATTCCGCCGCTGCTTGTAAgaaattgttcttttttcccatgtttgtaCCGCAGAGTCAGATTTGTTGGTTAATTGTGTAGTGTCTCACCCTCTGGTTTTGTGTTCTTGACTTCCCTGTAGACATCGAGGCCCAGATCCTGGAGATCCAGGGGATGAAGGCCACCCTGCTGGAGGAGGGAGATCAGGGCGTGGGCCTGGACTCCACCGGCTTCTACGACCAGGAGATCTATGGAGGCAGCGACAGCCGCTTTGCTGGTTACGTCACGTCAATCGCTGCCAATGAACAGGAGGAAGTaagtattttaatttagattttaagATAATTATTTATGCAGAGTTGTTGAAAAGGCTTTTAATGTAAACTACAGATCTTCCTTTACCTAAATAGTGTTATAATACTCTTTTTACTTATTCTGTCCCAATTCCATAGTTTCTTTTGGAGCTTGACTGCTCCGCTTTGCTTGTTGCATATGAGCTAGGAGAGTCTTGCCTTTTGGTGAGATTTGACTAGActcttgtttctttctttcatcaggatgaagaagaggactCAACAACAAGCTTGTTGGGACAAAAGAAGCCAGGGTACCACGCACCAGTGGCCATACTCAACGCCATTCCTCAGTCAGACGAGCAAGTACGTGTCGATTTATCGGGTCTTTAAACGTTATTGATTCATCCCTGTGTTCTTACTATGAAATACATTATTATTGAGTTGTGTGATAACGTAGAATAAAGTAGAATTCAAGCATCTTCGTGTACTTTTCCGTTTAGAAATACACTTACGCTTTACACGCCGTCTTTGTTTTGCAGTACGACCCATTTGCGGAGCATCGTCCACCAAAGATCGCAGAGCGGGAAGATGAATACAAAGCCCGGCGCAGACAGATGATCATCTCACCCGAGCGTCTCGACCCTTTTGCAGATGgtaaatttttatattttttgactTCATTACATCTTCCCTATTTGTTCGTCCCCATTTGCTCCCCCTGTTCACGGTTCACTTTTTTGTGGCTCCCATGACTACCAATGGTTTCACACCTATAGTTGTGCTGTTTAACCCTTCGACCACAATGCAATAGCTTGCTTCCCAGACCTGATGCCTTCCCCGTGGTCATCCTCTGTGGTCCAACAACATTTTGTGTCATTGTACGTTTTCTTCCTAATAAATGATCTACATTTGTATCAACTTTGCAACAAATTTCAGTGTGGGCTCAACGTTTATCTCAAGTATCCTGGTttggaaaaatattttaagttttatCCTGGTGcgtgcaatacaaataaattgAAACCGACTGTAGGGTTGCCATGCATTTTCAGTGGGAGAGGTGGTTAGATTCTTCATTGTTCAGTTAATTAATTCACACCTAACAAACGTGGGTCGCAGATAGGTTGTATGTGAGTCGAAGGGTTAACAATCCCATGTTGGCTTCAGCCTAAATAAGGATGGGAAAGGGCAGTGTCCTTTTGTCGTAGCATAGGAGGAGAGGAATTTAAGTTTGAGGGTTAGCTAAGGTGTAATTAACCTGCCAATGAACTGTGCCATGCCATATATAGTAACTTAAAAGTCATAAACTAGGCCAGTTTCTCTTTGTCTGGGCTGTAATTTAAGAGTCTTGTTGGTTACTTACAGTAACCACCTCTGTTAGCTTGTCAAACTTGGTAGATATGCAAGGTGACAAGTTAGTTAAAATCAAGTGTAGCCAGGTTTTCTTATAGACCTGAAGACTAGGCTAATTTTATAACAAATAGATGTAAAAACGGTGCCTGGAAGTGGCTATGTGCAAGTAGACCATGCAATAATATGACCCAGCTAgtctttctttccatttttttattgcatctTCACAATCACTGACAATATGAGCTTAAATGGCCCGAGTGCTTTAGGCTTGGTCTAGGTAGGGCTTGGTCTAGGTAGGGCTTGGTCTAGGTAGGGCTTGGTCTAGGTAGGGCTTGTCTGAAGCCTGCATGTAGAGAGAGCTCTTTGTACAAAGTTGTTGTGTaaatatatttctatttttacatcttttgtAAAATAGAAATATGTTATCAAAAGAATTGTGTACCACAATACCACAGGCCCATACTAACTGTCCTTAATTTCTCTCCTACAGCAGTACTGTTTTGCCAGTCCTGTACTGCACTCTGTTAAGGGTGCAGCAACTCATCCTGTGTAGGTTATGGGGAACACAGAGAACTGTGAACTTGTCAGTTTGGTCAGGGTCCACTGGCTGCTTGTTTGGGGCCTCTGAGGGGAATCCCAGCCCAGCTACTACAAACCTCACACCCCAAGAGccttttaaaggtttttattatttggcTTGTCAATTTCATA
The sequence above is drawn from the Etheostoma spectabile isolate EspeVRDwgs_2016 unplaced genomic scaffold, UIUC_Espe_1.0 scaffold00009003, whole genome shotgun sequence genome and encodes:
- the LOC116678975 gene encoding splicing factor 3B subunit 1 isoform X3, giving the protein MAKIAKTHEDIEAQILEIQGMKATLLEEGDQGVGLDSTGFYDQEIYGGSDSRFAGYVTSIAANEQEEDEEEDSTTSLLGQKKPGYHAPVAILNAIPQSDEQYDPFAEHRPPKIAEREDEYKARRRQMIISPERLDPFADGFFSAG
- the LOC116678975 gene encoding splicing factor 3B subunit 1 isoform X2, whose translation is MAKIAKTHEDIEAQILEIQGMKATLLEEGDQGVGLDSTGFYDQEIYGGSDSRFAGYVTSIAANEQEEDEEEDSTTSLLGQKKPGYHAPVAILNAIPQSDEQYDPFAEHRPPKIAEREDEYKARRRQMIISPERLDPFADAVLFCQSCTALC